Within the Streptomyces sp. NBC_00554 genome, the region GATCGACATCCTGGTCAACAATGTCGGCGGCTCGCGTGCGGGCGGCGCCGTCGAACTGAGCCTGGAGGACTGGGACGGCCAACTGCGCACCAATCTCACCAGCGCCTTTCTCGCCTGCAAGCACGTCATTCCGGTGATGCGGCGCGGCGGCGGCGGGGCGATCGTCAACACCGCTTCGGCGTCCGGGCTGCGCTGGACCGGCGCCGCCCAGGTCGGCTACGCGGCGGCCAAGGCGGCCGTCATCCAGCTGTCCCGGGTGACCGCCGTCGAGTTCGCCCCCGACGGAATCCGGGTGAACACCGTCGTCCCCGGACAGCTGCACACCCCGATGGTCGAGGCCCGTCTCGCCGGGCAGCGGGCCGGCGGCGATGTGGCGAAGCTGCTCGCGCAGCGGCAGGCCCGCATCCCGCTCGGTTTCATGGGTGACGGCCGCGACACGGCGTACGCCGCCCTGTTCCTCGCCTCCGACGAGGCCCGCTTCGTCACCGGCACGGAAATCGTCGTCGACGGCGGAATGACGGCACGCTGTGACTGAGCCCTCGGCGACCCGGCACGCCGTCCGAGCACCCGAGTTGACGCCCTCGCCCGGCTGCCCGCCCCCGCACCCGGCGCCCCGCACGCCCACGCTCGCGCTCCCGCCGGACAGTTGTGACGCCCACTGCCACATCTTCGGCCCGGCCGACGTCTTCCCGTACGACCCGGACCGCACCTTCACCCCAGTCGACGCGCCGAAGGAGCAACTCTTCGCCGTGCATGCCCACTTGGGACTGACCCGGGCCGTGATCGTGCAGTCCTCGTGCCACGGCCACGACCCTCGCGTGCTCTTGGACGCGCTGAAGTCCGGCGGCGGCCGGCTGCGCGGGGTGGCGCTGATCGGCGAGTCGACGACACGGGCCGAGATCGAGGAGTTGCACCGAGCCGGGGTGCGGGCCTTCCGCCTCAATTTCCTGCCCCATCTGCGGACTCCGCCCACCCGTGCCGAGATCGACTCGGTCCTCGAGCGCGTCGACGGGCTCGGCTGGGCGGCCCAACTCCATGTCAGGGGTGAGGAGATCACCGTGCTGGAGGACCTCGTGCGTGCGCTGCCCGGCAGGGCGGTGGTCGACCACATCGGGCGCGTCGACCTTGCCGCCGGACGGGACAGCCCCGCTCTGCGCAGCCTGCGCGCCCTCCTCGACACCGGGGACGTGTGGCTGAAGGTCAGCGGGGTCGACCGGGTCTCCCGGCAGGGGCCGCCGTACACCGACGCCGTCGAGCTGGCTGCCTCCCTCGTCGCGTACGCGCCCGAGCGGGTGCTGTGGGGGACCGACTATCCGCACGTGAACATCACCGGTGACGCACCGGACGACGGGTTGCTCGTGGATCTCATCGAGCGGATCGCCCCCGACCCCGGGCACTTGCGGCGGCTGATGGTCCACAACCCGGCGGACCTCTTCGACTTCCCGTCAACTCGCTAGTGTCGGCAGAGATGGCAGGCATTTCATTGTCACACCCCTTGAAGGCCGAAAGTGTCGACAGTAGTGTCCCGACTCGAACCCCGCGTGAGGAGAACGGCCATGCTTGAGTTGTCTCAGGGCAGCCTCATCCGGCGCGGTGACGAGGCATACGAACAGGTTCGCCTCGACGCCGTCTGGAACGAACGCAAGCCCGCCCGCCACCCGGACGTCATCGTGCTCGCCGAGAACGAGCAGGACGTCGTGGCGGCCGTACGCCTGGCCCGCCGTGAGGGGCTGATCATCGGTATCCGTTCCGGCGGCCACAGCTGGGTGGGCAACGGAGTGCGGGACGGCGGAATGCTCCTCGACCTCTCGAGGCTGCAGGAGATATCCGTCGACCCGGTGGCCCGTACCGCGGCCGTACAGCCCGCCGCCAAGGGGCCCGCGCTGGTGGAAGCCGTGGAGCCGCACGGCCTGTTCTTCCCTACCGGACACGCACCGACGGTCGGGATCGGCGGGTTCGTCCTCGGCGGCGGCTACGGCTGGAACTCGCGCCGGCTCGGCCCCGCCTGCCTGAGCATCGAGGCGATCGACGTGGTGCTGGCCGACGGCACCCTGGTACACGCCACCGACGCCTCGCACCCCGAGCTGCTGTGGGCGGCGCGGGGGAGCGGGCCCGGCTTCTTCGGCGTGGTCACCCGCTTCCACCTCCGCCTCCACGAGCGACCACGCCGCATCCTGCGGACCGTGCACAGCTATCCGCTCGAACTGCGCGACGAGGTGCTGGCCTGGGCGTACGACACGCTCGAAAGCCTTTCGCCCGCGGTCGAGTTCTCGGCGAAGGTGGGGTGGGGGTCCGGGGGATTGCCCCCAGGAGGGCACAGCGCGCCGGGGCCGCACCGCAAGACGGTCTCCATCACGGCGACCGCCTTCTCCGAGACGGGCGACAACCTGCTCGCCCCACTGGAGGACGCGCCCTTCCGGGACCGGGCCGTCCGTGCGGTGGTCGCCCAGGACACGACCATGGCGGAGCTGTACGACGCCGCCGACCGGCTCACCCCGGCAGGGATGCGCTGGGCGCTCGACGGGATCTGGGCCGACGGTCCTGTGGAGAGGATCCTGGCCGCGGCCGGGCCGCTGTTCGACTCCATCCCGGACACCACCAGCCATGTGCTGTGGATGCTCTGGGGTCACCATCCGGAGCGCGCCGACGCCTGCTGGTCCAGCCAGGCCAAGGTGTACCTCTCGCCCAACGCGGGCTGGACCGACCCGGCCGAGGACCTCGCCCACGAGCGGTGGGCACACGGTGAACTCGCCGCGATCCAGCACCTGTCGAAGGGGCTGCAGTTCTCCGACAACAACCTCGCCGACCGCTTCGACCACGGGCTCAGCCCGAGCAACGCCGCACGCCTGGAGGAGATCCGGGCCGAGTACGACCCCGACGGACTGTTCCGGACGTACATGACCGCCGGGGAATCCACCACCGCCTACGCCGCCGCGGCACCCGCCCGGACGCACTGAAGCCCGCCCTGAAGGAGAACCGTTACATGGAGACTTCGAGAAACCCGCGGCGCCGTACCGTCCTCGCCCTCACGGCGTTGACCGCTGCCCTGTCCCTCACCGCCACCGCTTGCGGCGGTGACTCCACCAACGAGGCGAAGACCGCCGACGGCAAGGCCAAGGTCACCGTCCTGCGTTCCAACGGCGCCATCTTCGAGCCGCTCTACATCGCCCAGCAGCAGGGCTACTTCAAGGACGCGGGACTGGACGTCACCATCAAGGCGGGTGCACAGGACACCTCGCAGAACGCGCCGTCCGTCCTCAACGGCGAGGCCCAGTTCGCCATGACGGACAGCTCGGGCTTCCTCAAGGGCGCGGCCCAGGACATGCCGCTCCGTATCGTCACCGGTTTGCAGTCCGCGACGACGAAGACCGACCCCACGGACGGGCTGCTGGTCAAGAAGAGCAGCGCCATCACGACCTTCTCGGACCTGGAGGGCAAGACGGTCGGGCTCTCGGCCCTGGGCGGCACCATCCAGTTCATCGTCGAGTACCTGGTCCAGAAGGACGGCGGCGACCCGGCCAAGGTCAAGTTCGTCGCCCTGCCCACCACTTCACTCACAGACGCCGTGACCTCCGGCAAGACCGACGCCGTGTACTCCTTCGGCGCGTTCTTCGCCGCCGCCAGGACGAGCGACAAGCTGAACGTCATCGGCAAGGGCATGAACGAACTGCCGGGCATGGTCCAGGGATTGCTGTTCTCCAGCCAGGAGTACCTCGCCGGGAACGGCGCCACGGCGAAGAAGTTCATCGACGCCGTCGGCAAGGCGATCACCTACGCCAACGAAAACCCCGACGCGGTACGGGCGATCGACAAGAAGTACACCCAGCTGGACGCCGCCTTCATCGACAAGCAGGAGACCGCGTACTACGACACCCAGCTCAACACCACCGTCATGCGGACGGTCATCACGAAGATGAACGAGTTCAAGCTGCTGGACAAGGAGCCCACGGACGAAGCCCTGTACTGGGACCAGGCGCCGACCACGACCTCCAGTGAGGAGTAGCACGATGGCGCGGGTCCGACTGCTTCAACTCGGCGCGCTGGCCGCCGTGTTGGCGCTGTGGGCGCTGATCGCCGCGGCGGGGCTGGTCAGTTCGACGGCCCTGCCGGGCCCACGTGCTGTCGCCGTCGCCTTCTGGCAGCTCGCGGGGAGCGGCGCGTTCTGGCAGGCGGTCGGTGAGACTCTGCGCGGCGCGGTCACCGGGTTGGTGGTGGCGGTCGCCGTCGGCATCCCGGTGGGACTGGTGACCGGGGTGTACGCGGCGGCCGAGGAGTCCTCCCGGCTGCTCATGGAGATCCTGCGCTCCTTCCCCGTCATCGCCCTGCTGCCGGTCTTCCTGCTGGTGCTCGGCTCGACGCCGGGCATGAAGGCCACGGTCGTTTTCATCGCATGCGTCTTCCCGGTGCTGTTGCAGGCCCAGTACGGGGCACAGAGCGTCCCCCCGTCGATCCGCGAGACCGTGCACGGCTACCGCATCCCGCGCCTGCTGCGTTTTCGGCGCGTGATCCTGCCCGGTGCGGCGCCGTCCATCATGACCGGGCTACGGCTCGCGGCGACCACCTCCGTGCTCGTGGCCATCGGCGTCGAGGTGCTCACCACGCTCCCCGGCATCGGACACATGATCATGGAGTCGCAGCAGGCGGGGGCGTCGGCACGGGCCTACGCCTGCATCCTCACCGCGGGCGCCATCGGCCACACCATCACGCTGCTCGCGCAGTTCGCAGAACACCGGCTGCTGCGCTGGCGTCCGCCCGCCCTCGCGGGAGGTGAGTGACCTGTGCCCTGGAAACCGATACTGCGTCAATTGTGGCTCCCTGTAGTGGTGTTCGCCGTCCTGATCGTGTCGACAGCGGGCAGCACCAGCTTCTACTTCCCGCCGCTGACCGAAGTCCTGGACGTCCTGTGGACGGAGCTCGCGCACGGCGGCCTCTTCGGCGACCTGCTGTTCAGCCTGCGCAACATCGTGCTCGGGCTGGCCCTCGCCATCGTGGTGGGGGTGGGCGCGGGGCTGGTCATCGGAGAGATCCGCACCCTGCGCCTCGCGACGGGCCCGCTGCTCGACTTCGCCCGCGCGACACCGACCGTGGGCTTCGTGCCCGTCATCATCCTCACCCTGGGAATCGGCTCGGGCCCGAAGGTCTTCCTGATCTTCCTCGGCTCGGTGTGGCCCATCCTCCTCAACACCGTCAGCGGGGTGCGGGCCATCAGCCCGGCCGTGCACGAGACCGCGCGCGGCTACCGCATCCCGTGGCGGCTGCGCCTGCGCCGGGTGATCCTGCCCGGGGCGCTGCCGCAGATCCTGGCCGGTATCCGGGTCGCACTGTCCATAGCCGTCGTCCTCATGGTGGTCAGCGAGATCTACGGATCGCCCGACGGACTCGGCAATTTCATCCTGCAGAGCGGATCGAGCTTCCACGTCGCCGAGACCTGGGCCGGCACCATCCTGATCGGCATCCTCGGATACGGGCTGAGCGTGCTCCTCCTGCTGTGCGAGCACCTCCTTCTCGGCTGGTACCACCAACGCGCGCCACGGGCCCGTCCGGCGAAGACCGCGACCATCGAGAGCATCGACACCATCGAGAAGAGCAACGGAGTCGTCGTATGACACGCGGATCCAGCCTGTATGTCGAAGACCTCCGAATGAGCTTCGGACAGGGCTCGCAGGAACACCGGGTCCTCGACGGACTGACCCTGCGCGTGGACCCGGGGGAGTCGGTGTGCGTGGTCGGCCCCTCCGGCGCGGGCAAGACGACCCTGCTGCGCTGCCTCGCCGGGCTGACCCGCCCGACATCGGGAACGGTGCGCTACGGAGAACAGCCGCTGACCGAGCCGCACGCGGACATCGCCGTGGTCTCCCAGGACTACCGCGGTTCGCTGCTGCCCTGGCTTCGGGTCTGGGACAACGTGGCGTTCCCGCTGCAGGGCAGGGGCGTACGGCGTGCCGAGCGCAAGCGGCGCGCCCTGGAGTGCCTTGCCGCGGTCGGCCTGCCCGACGTCGCCGACAAGTACCCCTGGCAGCTCTCCGGCGGCATGCAGCAGCGGGTGGCCATCGCGCGCGGACTCGCCTACGACGCCCCGGTCCTGCTGATGGACGAACCATTCGGCTCGGTGGACGCCCAATCCCGCTTCGATCTGGAGGACTTGACGCTGGAGCTGCGCCGGCGCCTCGGCATCACGGTCGTCGTGGTCACGCACGACATTGACGAGGCGGTGTACCTCGGCGACCGGGTGATCGTCCTCGGGGGGAAGCCGACCGCCGTCCTCGACACGCTGACCATTCCCCTCGGGAGCGAGCGCGATCAGCTGTCGACCCGGGCCGATCCCCGGTTCACCGAGCTGCGCACCCGGGTGCTGGCCCGGATCCGCGGGGAGCGCGCCCCGGATACGGGAGCCACGCCGGACCCGGCAGCCACGCCGGACACAGCCGTCAAGGCGGATCGTACGGGGGTGGTCTGACCGTGCGCCTCGACCATGTGGGCCTTTCCGTGCCGGAGTTGACAGCCGCGACCAGGTGGTACCGCGCGGCCCTGGACCTCACCGAGGAGCATGCGTTCGCCGTCCCGGGCACGGAGT harbors:
- a CDS encoding SDR family NAD(P)-dependent oxidoreductase, whose protein sequence is MTQDAPDPRPPGRLAGRIAVISGAGSVGPGWGNGRATAVIFAREGATVFLTDRDKESLELTAQQIRNEGGTAHTAVLDVTEPAAVQDFFAECEQRAGRIDILVNNVGGSRAGGAVELSLEDWDGQLRTNLTSAFLACKHVIPVMRRGGGGAIVNTASASGLRWTGAAQVGYAAAKAAVIQLSRVTAVEFAPDGIRVNTVVPGQLHTPMVEARLAGQRAGGDVAKLLAQRQARIPLGFMGDGRDTAYAALFLASDEARFVTGTEIVVDGGMTARCD
- a CDS encoding amidohydrolase, translating into MTEPSATRHAVRAPELTPSPGCPPPHPAPRTPTLALPPDSCDAHCHIFGPADVFPYDPDRTFTPVDAPKEQLFAVHAHLGLTRAVIVQSSCHGHDPRVLLDALKSGGGRLRGVALIGESTTRAEIEELHRAGVRAFRLNFLPHLRTPPTRAEIDSVLERVDGLGWAAQLHVRGEEITVLEDLVRALPGRAVVDHIGRVDLAAGRDSPALRSLRALLDTGDVWLKVSGVDRVSRQGPPYTDAVELAASLVAYAPERVLWGTDYPHVNITGDAPDDGLLVDLIERIAPDPGHLRRLMVHNPADLFDFPSTR
- a CDS encoding FAD-binding oxidoreductase, with product MLELSQGSLIRRGDEAYEQVRLDAVWNERKPARHPDVIVLAENEQDVVAAVRLARREGLIIGIRSGGHSWVGNGVRDGGMLLDLSRLQEISVDPVARTAAVQPAAKGPALVEAVEPHGLFFPTGHAPTVGIGGFVLGGGYGWNSRRLGPACLSIEAIDVVLADGTLVHATDASHPELLWAARGSGPGFFGVVTRFHLRLHERPRRILRTVHSYPLELRDEVLAWAYDTLESLSPAVEFSAKVGWGSGGLPPGGHSAPGPHRKTVSITATAFSETGDNLLAPLEDAPFRDRAVRAVVAQDTTMAELYDAADRLTPAGMRWALDGIWADGPVERILAAAGPLFDSIPDTTSHVLWMLWGHHPERADACWSSQAKVYLSPNAGWTDPAEDLAHERWAHGELAAIQHLSKGLQFSDNNLADRFDHGLSPSNAARLEEIRAEYDPDGLFRTYMTAGESTTAYAAAAPARTH
- a CDS encoding ABC transporter substrate-binding protein is translated as METSRNPRRRTVLALTALTAALSLTATACGGDSTNEAKTADGKAKVTVLRSNGAIFEPLYIAQQQGYFKDAGLDVTIKAGAQDTSQNAPSVLNGEAQFAMTDSSGFLKGAAQDMPLRIVTGLQSATTKTDPTDGLLVKKSSAITTFSDLEGKTVGLSALGGTIQFIVEYLVQKDGGDPAKVKFVALPTTSLTDAVTSGKTDAVYSFGAFFAAARTSDKLNVIGKGMNELPGMVQGLLFSSQEYLAGNGATAKKFIDAVGKAITYANENPDAVRAIDKKYTQLDAAFIDKQETAYYDTQLNTTVMRTVITKMNEFKLLDKEPTDEALYWDQAPTTTSSEE
- a CDS encoding ABC transporter permease yields the protein MARVRLLQLGALAAVLALWALIAAAGLVSSTALPGPRAVAVAFWQLAGSGAFWQAVGETLRGAVTGLVVAVAVGIPVGLVTGVYAAAEESSRLLMEILRSFPVIALLPVFLLVLGSTPGMKATVVFIACVFPVLLQAQYGAQSVPPSIRETVHGYRIPRLLRFRRVILPGAAPSIMTGLRLAATTSVLVAIGVEVLTTLPGIGHMIMESQQAGASARAYACILTAGAIGHTITLLAQFAEHRLLRWRPPALAGGE
- a CDS encoding ABC transporter permease translates to MWLPVVVFAVLIVSTAGSTSFYFPPLTEVLDVLWTELAHGGLFGDLLFSLRNIVLGLALAIVVGVGAGLVIGEIRTLRLATGPLLDFARATPTVGFVPVIILTLGIGSGPKVFLIFLGSVWPILLNTVSGVRAISPAVHETARGYRIPWRLRLRRVILPGALPQILAGIRVALSIAVVLMVVSEIYGSPDGLGNFILQSGSSFHVAETWAGTILIGILGYGLSVLLLLCEHLLLGWYHQRAPRARPAKTATIESIDTIEKSNGVVV
- a CDS encoding ABC transporter ATP-binding protein — its product is MTRGSSLYVEDLRMSFGQGSQEHRVLDGLTLRVDPGESVCVVGPSGAGKTTLLRCLAGLTRPTSGTVRYGEQPLTEPHADIAVVSQDYRGSLLPWLRVWDNVAFPLQGRGVRRAERKRRALECLAAVGLPDVADKYPWQLSGGMQQRVAIARGLAYDAPVLLMDEPFGSVDAQSRFDLEDLTLELRRRLGITVVVVTHDIDEAVYLGDRVIVLGGKPTAVLDTLTIPLGSERDQLSTRADPRFTELRTRVLARIRGERAPDTGATPDPAATPDTAVKADRTGVV